A genome region from Armatimonadota bacterium includes the following:
- the plsY gene encoding glycerol-3-phosphate 1-O-acyltransferase PlsY, producing MGAAVVLLGYVVGAVPTGLLVVRALTGADVRRSGSGNIGTVNVLRVAGPAAGALVLAADVAKGALVVLAARAAGQPAPVQAAAGVAAVVGHDWSIFLRLGGGKGVATSVGVLLALSPVAAAVAAGVWAAVVAATRYASAGSLLALAAASVTLLARREPPAHLAAGVLLAVLALWRHRSNLARLRAGTELTLTGRPPTGGRA from the coding sequence ATCGGGGCGGCGGTGGTGCTGCTGGGGTATGTGGTGGGGGCAGTCCCCACCGGCCTCCTGGTGGTGCGGGCGCTGACGGGGGCCGACGTCCGCCGATCCGGCAGCGGCAACATCGGAACCGTGAACGTCCTGCGGGTGGCCGGCCCGGCGGCCGGCGCCCTGGTTCTGGCCGCGGACGTGGCCAAGGGGGCGCTGGTCGTCCTGGCGGCCCGCGCGGCCGGACAGCCGGCACCGGTGCAGGCGGCGGCGGGCGTGGCCGCGGTGGTCGGCCACGACTGGTCGATCTTCCTGCGCCTGGGCGGGGGCAAAGGCGTGGCGACCTCTGTGGGGGTCCTTCTGGCCCTTTCGCCCGTGGCGGCGGCGGTGGCCGCGGGGGTGTGGGCGGCGGTGGTGGCCGCCACCCGCTACGCGTCTGCCGGTTCCCTGCTGGCCCTGGCCGCGGCGTCGGTCACCCTGCTGGCCCGCCGCGAGCCGCCCGCCCACCTGGCCGCGGGGGTCCTCCTGGCAGTCCTGGCTCTGTGGCGCCACCGGTCCAACCTCGCGCGCCTGCGGGCGGGAACCGAACTGACCCTGACCGGCCGGCCGCCGACTGGCGGGCGCGCGTGA